One stretch of Zingiber officinale cultivar Zhangliang chromosome 6B, Zo_v1.1, whole genome shotgun sequence DNA includes these proteins:
- the LOC121992469 gene encoding uncharacterized protein LOC121992469 has product MADWGPVVIAVVLFVVLSPGLLFQLPAGNGRVVAFGNLQTSGLSILVHAVLYFALITIFLIAIGVHIYTG; this is encoded by the coding sequence ATGGCGGATTGGGGGCCGGTGGTGATCGCGGTGGTGCTGTTCGTGGTGCTCTCGCCGGGACTTCTGTTCCAGCTGCCGGCGGGGAATGGGCGGGTGGTGGCGTTCGGCAACTTGCAGACGAGCGGCCTCTCTATACTCGTCCACGCTGTCCTCTACTTCGCCCTCATCACCATCTTCCTCATCGCCATTGGCGTTCACATCTACACCGGCTAA
- the LOC121992468 gene encoding membrane-anchored ubiquitin-fold protein 4-like isoform X1, whose product MPEEDLIELRFRLYDGSDIGPICYSSSSTVAMLKERIIAEWPRDKKIVPKVANDVKLISAGKVLENNKTIAQCRSPFGEIPAGIITMHVVVQQSSSKIKTEKKIEESPKKTFCSCSIL is encoded by the exons ATGCCAGAAGAAGATCTGATCGAGCTCAGGTTCCGGCTGTACGATGGATCGGACATCGGTCCGATCTGTTACTCCTCTTCTTCCACCGTCGCCATGCTTAAGGAAAGGATAATCGCTGAATGGCCGCGAG ATAAGAAGATTGTTCCGAAGGTGGCTAATGATGTGAAATTAATAAGTGCCGGCAAAGTGTTAGAGAACAACAAGACCATTGCACAATGCAGATCCCCTTTTGGTGAAATTCCCGCTGGGATTATCACCATGCATGTCGTCGTACAACAATCCTCGTCTAAAATTAAAACAG AAAAGAAGATTGAGGAATCGCCGAAGAAGACTTTCTGCTCTTGTTCGATATTGTAG
- the LOC121992468 gene encoding membrane-anchored ubiquitin-fold protein 4-like isoform X2, giving the protein MAARHGTLCNYLELLAIIAFLVPLVKLLRDWGTFEANVQFWDNKKIVPKVANDVKLISAGKVLENNKTIAQCRSPFGEIPAGIITMHVVVQQSSSKIKTEKKIEESPKKTFCSCSIL; this is encoded by the exons ATGGCCGCGAG ACACGGCACGCTCTGCAATTATTTGGAGTTGTTGGCGATCATTGCGTTTCTTGTTCCTCTAGTCAAATTGTTACGGGATTGGGGAACGTTTGAGGCAAATGTTCAATTTTGGGATA ATAAGAAGATTGTTCCGAAGGTGGCTAATGATGTGAAATTAATAAGTGCCGGCAAAGTGTTAGAGAACAACAAGACCATTGCACAATGCAGATCCCCTTTTGGTGAAATTCCCGCTGGGATTATCACCATGCATGTCGTCGTACAACAATCCTCGTCTAAAATTAAAACAG AAAAGAAGATTGAGGAATCGCCGAAGAAGACTTTCTGCTCTTGTTCGATATTGTAG